The following are encoded together in the Hydractinia symbiolongicarpus strain clone_291-10 chromosome 14, HSymV2.1, whole genome shotgun sequence genome:
- the LOC130625319 gene encoding uncharacterized protein LOC130625319 has protein sequence MVVTLKGRYDIFKYRIYVKTVAAFPFDISSVLKSGYWPGSPCSINHLIKEDVFILWDAFRSRMPGSSLKAFLTSLCDIGEYYGRTNMINVNTFSSSFKEWKY, from the exons ATGGTGGTTACATTGAAAG GGCGGTATGACATTTTCAAATATAGAATTTATGTGAAGACTGTGGCGGCATTCCCATTTGATATTAGCTCAGTGCTAAAATCAGGGTATTGGCCTGGGAGTCCGTGTTCCATTAATCATCTGATTAAAGaagatgtttttatattatgggaTGCATTTCGTAGCAGAATGCCTGGTAGCTCTTTAAAGGCATTCCTTACATCATTATGTGATATTGGTGAATACTATGGAAGG ACAAACATGATCAATGTCAACACATTCTCATCGTCATTTAAAGAATGGAAATATTGA
- the LOC130625318 gene encoding uncharacterized protein LOC130625318, with the protein MRAYCKECGGSQICPHQRQRCICKDCKGSQICPHERMRSRCKECKSSQICQHKRRRACCKKCKGSEICQTESRRACCKEYKDSQICPHEKLRYRCKECKKDKQLEGTRSCPKCKNVLGLDEFRVLRNGKTAIICICCQDKKKESRERNRCPHGRRRSQCKE; encoded by the coding sequence ATGAGGGCCTATTGTAAAGAATGCGGGGGCAGTCAGATTTGTCCCCATCAAAGGCAGAGATGCATCTGCAAAGACTGCAAGGGCAGTCAGATTTGTCCTCATGAAAGGATGAGATCTCGGTGTAAAGAATGCAAGAGTAGTCAAATCTGTCAGCATAAAAGGAGGAGAGCTTGCTGTAAAAAATGCAAGGGTAGTGAAATCTGCCAGACTGAAAGCAGGAGAGCATGCTGTAAAGAATACAAGGATAGTCAGATTTGCCCTCATGAGAAATTAAGGTATCGCTGTAAGGAATGCAAGAAGGATAAACAATTAGAGGGAACCAGGAGCTGCCCGAAGTGTAAAAACGTGTTGGGCCTAGATGAATTTAGAGTGCTGAGAAATGGAAAGACGGCAATAATTTGTATATGTTGCCAGGATAAAAAGAAGGAATCACGGGAACGTAACAGATGCCCCCATGGTAGGCGGAGGTCTCAATGTAAAGAATGA
- the LOC130625317 gene encoding uncharacterized protein LOC130625317: MAGEESGHKVSPEDAAIEVRKKLSVTEYVTPQQVKSLFSRWPRQYRDGSLEYVSSVTEGTDNGFDDEMLATAQNQVIQQTSKEVLLKLENTYQVDEWIALRFGNTWFPAQVVEADDEGIVASCMHYAMGDGNNAFIFPNPKDQGFYDLDDIICKISAPTPKNNRYFWLTSEDFKNASTGFIN; encoded by the exons ATGGCTGGAGAAGAATCTGGACACAAGGTCAGTCCAGAAGATGCTGCCATAGAAGTAAGAAAGAAGTTGTCTGTTACTGAATATGTAACACCACAACAAGTAAAGTCGTTATTTTCAAGGTGGCCCAGGCAATATAGAGATGGAAGTTTGGAATATGTTAGTTCAGTGACTGAAGGTACTGACAACGGCTTTGATGATGAAATGCTTGCTACAGCTCAGAATCAGGTCATCCAGCAAACATCAAAAGAAGTACTTCTTAAACTTGAAAATACATATCAAGTTGATGAATGGATAGCTTTGCGCTTTGGGAATACTTGGTTTCCGGCTCAAGTTGTAGAG GCAGATGATGAGGGTATTGTAGCAAGTTGTATGCATTATGCCATGGGCGATGGAAACAATGcatttatttttccaaatccaaaAGATCAAGGGTTCTACGATCTTGATGATATTATTTGCAAAATTTCAGCACCAACTCCAAAGAATAATAGATATTTTTGGTTAACCTCTGAAGATTTCAAAAACGCTAGCACAGGATTTATTAATTAG